The sequence below is a genomic window from Lentimicrobium saccharophilum.
TTTTCACCATCACCAATTATTCAGGATTTGACCCTGAGGTGAATGCATACGGAAACAGCGCCGTGGAAGTAGGAATTGACTATGGCACCTATCCGCAGTCGCGCACCTTTGTTTTTGGCGTAAATGTTGAATTTTAAAACGTTGAATTATGAAAAACATATTTAAATACAGCCTGTTTCTGTCGTTTGCCCTGGCTCTGGCATCCTGCGAAAAGTTTCTGGATATTGAACCCACAGGCAATTCCATTTTTATTGAAGAGCGGGGCGACACCATCTTCAGGACCGCCAATGAGGCGGAAGCTGCGCTTAGTGCTGTTTACGGCGATTTTCAGAATGAATACTGGCAGCTCGACTGGCTGGTCAACGGCGATGCGCAATCGGACGACGCTTATGCCGGAGCTGATAACCCTTCCAATTTCCAGATTGATGATTACCGGATTGTGGCCACCAATTCCAATGTAAGCCGCGACTGGGCTTATTTGTATCAAACCATCGGGAAGGCCAATCTGCTCATCAACAATGTTGAAGTAACGCCCGATGCCTCTTTCAGCGAACAGCGCAAAAAGGAAATAAAGGGTGAAGCATCTTTTGTCAGGGCGGTGATGTACTTTGAAGCCGTTCAGCTCTGGGGCGATGTTCCGCTGCAATTGAAAGAGGTTACCAGTGTGAGTGCCGCGGAGCTGGATGAAATTTATCCCCAGCTTTATCCCGAGCGCAAACCCATGGCCGAAGTATATGAGCAGATTATTGCTGACCTGGAATATGCCCTGGCCAATGTTAAAACAACCCAGCCCCACAAGGGCTTTGCGACCAAAGGTGCGGCCAATGCCTACCTGGCGAAAGTCTACGCCACCATTGAACCGAAAGATTACAACAAAGTAGTGGAATATTGCGATGCGGTGATTGCCGGGGGCTATTCGCTGCTGCCCGAATTCGACATGCTCTGGAATAATGAGAATGAGAACTCCCCGGAATCCATCTTTGAGGTGAATTATGCAGGTACCGCCAGCGATGCCAACTGGGGTTCCAGCATGTTCAGGGGCACCGACTGGAAGAAGTTCAATATTCCATCCAATGATCTGGTGAAGGCTTTTGACGATGAGAATGATATGATCCGCAAAAATGCTTCAATATCATTTGAAGATGTAACCGGTAAGTGGTCGGATGCCAACTGGCCGGCCAATAGTTATCCGTTTATGAACAAATACCGGATCATCACCTGGCCGAGTCCTCAGAATTATATCCTGGTAAGACTGGCGGATATTATACTGCTAAAGGCTGAAGCGCTGAATGAACTGGGCGATGTGAACGGCGCTGCCCAACTGGTAAATCAGATCCGTGGCCGTGCAGACCTGCCGGATACCCAGGCTTCGACTCAAGAGGCGATGCGGTTGGCTATAGAGAAGGAACGCCGCCTGGAGCTGGCTTTTGAAGGCAAGCGCTGGTTTGACCTGAAACGCACCGGAAGGGCCATAGAGGTGATCAACAACGCCATCGGACCCGACGGGAATAAGTTCGGATACAACCTGACGCAAAACGGCCTGTTGTGGCCCATCCCGCAATCGGAACTGGATAAGAATGAACTGCTGACCCAGAACCCGGGTTACTGATCTGAGATCCGGATTTTTGCCGGATCATCCAGGCTCAAATAACAACCACGCCGGGGCGCGTCTTTTACCGGATGCGCCCCTGTTTACGGTTGCCCGGTGGTTGCCGGGAACGCATGATTTCCTGTGAATTGTCGTTTAACTGTTGTTTAAAGATTACTGAGATGAAATCTGAAAGAAGCAAACTGCCGGTAATACTGATTTTAGTTATCCTGCTTTCGACGGGAGTGACCGCCTGCACCAAGAAGGATAAACCCAAACCTGAAGAACCCGGGCCGGGAAACAGCGTAAAATCATGGGTAACCACCGGCGACCGTGCGCAATTGCTGGCAGCAGGCAGGGAGATTTCCTTTATCAGCAGCGTCCCTGCCGGGCAGGCTGTGCTCAGGATCGACACCGCCATTACCTATCAGGAAGTGGAAGGCTACGGCGCCGCACTCACGGGTTCTTCGGCCTGGCTGATCAACCGCAAGTTAACGCCACAGACAAGACAGGCACTGTTGAATGAACTGTTTGACCCTGAAGCCGGGATTGGTATTTCTTACCTCCGGCTGACTATGGGCGCTTCCGATTTTTCGCTTTCCGACTTTACCTACAATGATTTGCCGGCCGGTCAGACGGATTTCGGATTGAATAATTTTTCGCTTTCCCAGGACAGGGATGATGTGATTCCGGTGATGAAAGAGATCCTTCAAATATCTCCGGATCTCAGCATACTGGGATCTCCCTGGAGTCCGCCGGCATGGATGAAA
It includes:
- a CDS encoding RagB/SusD family nutrient uptake outer membrane protein, whose amino-acid sequence is MKNIFKYSLFLSFALALASCEKFLDIEPTGNSIFIEERGDTIFRTANEAEAALSAVYGDFQNEYWQLDWLVNGDAQSDDAYAGADNPSNFQIDDYRIVATNSNVSRDWAYLYQTIGKANLLINNVEVTPDASFSEQRKKEIKGEASFVRAVMYFEAVQLWGDVPLQLKEVTSVSAAELDEIYPQLYPERKPMAEVYEQIIADLEYALANVKTTQPHKGFATKGAANAYLAKVYATIEPKDYNKVVEYCDAVIAGGYSLLPEFDMLWNNENENSPESIFEVNYAGTASDANWGSSMFRGTDWKKFNIPSNDLVKAFDDENDMIRKNASISFEDVTGKWSDANWPANSYPFMNKYRIITWPSPQNYILVRLADIILLKAEALNELGDVNGAAQLVNQIRGRADLPDTQASTQEAMRLAIEKERRLELAFEGKRWFDLKRTGRAIEVINNAIGPDGNKFGYNLTQNGLLWPIPQSELDKNELLTQNPGY